The sequence below is a genomic window from Brooklawnia cerclae.
CCTCGACGAGCCGGACAGACAGCGACTGGTGGCGCGGATCACCGCGGAGCCCGGACGCTGGGCGGCACAGCAGTCGGTCGAGCCGAGCACGAGCCCGGTCGTCGGCCCCACCGGGTTGGAAGCGCGCCGCACGCTGCTGCGTACGTTTGCCGTATCGGCCGGGTCCACCTACGCGATCCTCCCCGGCGGGCTGGCCCGGGTCGCGCCGGATGAGGAGTCCTGGGTGATCACCAACCGTGACGGAGCGATCAGCAAGGACGTCTGGGTGCTGGAGGCGGCGGACGAGACCGTCCGGCCGCTGGATCTCAGCCCCCGGCGTCGCGGAGAGGGTGAGGTGCCGACGTCCAGGCCGGGCCTCACGCCGAGCGCCGCCGACCAGCTGTACTGGCTGGGGCGGTACTCGGAACGGACCGAGGCCACGGCCCGCATGCTCAAGGTGTCGGACAAGCTCATCGAGGACAACCTGCATCGCCCCGGCACCCCTGGTCATTCCGCGATGCGCGCGATGCTGGAGTCGCTCACCGCCGTGACCTCCGTCCGCCCCGGATTCACCGGGGAGGGAGCCGTCCAGCGTCTGGCGGACCCGCTGCCCCAGGTCCGTTCGCTGCTGCTGGACGAGTGGGTCCCCGGCACCGTCGCCTACGGTGCGGGCCGCACGACCGCAGCCGCCGCCGATGTGCGCGAGGTCATCAGCGCCGACATCTTCAGCGTCCTCAACGCCCTCGACGCCACCTTGTCGGCGGCTCGAGCGGGGGCGGACGTTCATGTGCAGCACGTGATCGCCGACGTGCTGCGGTCGACGCTGGCGTTGGCCGGGATCGTCGGCGAGAGCCTGGTGCGCGAGCCCACCTGGACGTTCGTCGAGTCCGGACGCCGGATCGAGCGCGCGCAGACCACCGTGCGCATGCTGCGGCACACACTGGCCGGGGTGCGCGCGCCGGTGGCCGAGGCATTGCTGGTCGAGTCGGTGCTCGAGGTCGGTGACAGCCTGATCACGTACGCGCGCAGGATGGCCGCGGGGGTGGGCGCCAGCTCACCGGCCGAGGCGGCTGCCTCGTTGCTGCTCCTCGACCCGGACAATCCGCGGTCGGTGCGCTACCAGATCGATCGTCTGATCGACGCCTTGCGCTTCACCCCTGCTCCCGGCGTCGACTCGCTCGCCGCGCAGGTGCGAGATCTGCTTGTGGATGCCGACATGGACGTCCTCCGGGCAGACGAGCGTGCCCCGCTACGGCGACTGCTCGACGAACTGGACGAGCAGTTGCGCCTGCTGTCCGACCAGATCGAGCAGGAGCACTTCCAGATCCAGCAGCCCGCCGTGTGGTTCGCGGTGCAGGAGAACACCGGGGGCAGGCGATGAACCAGAGCCCTTCGCTCACGCACCGCTACGAGGTGACCCATCGCACCGAGTACTGCTACGACGCCGACGTGACGTCCTCGTTCGCGCGGGCGCGGCTCAGGCCGCGTCCGACCCCTACCCAGCAGGTGCTGCGGCACGAGGTGGTGGTCTCCCCCACCCCGGACATCTCGGATGAGCACGTCGACTTCTTCGGCAACTACAGCCAGTACATCGAGATCCACACCCCGCACCGGATCCTGTCGGTCGGGCAGACCTCCGTGGTGGACGTCGCCTGGCCCGCCGTCGACCTGTCCGCGCTCGACCTCACGGTCGCCGACGCGGCCGACCGTCTGGCGCGCGACCCGTCCCTCGACCCCACGGAACGGGCCACCTATCTGCTCGCCTCCCCGGTGATCGAGCTGACCGACGAGGTGAGGGCCTTCGCGTCAACCATGGTGGACGCGCGGTGCCCGGTCGGCGAGGCCATCGAGTCGGTCTACCACTCCATCCACGAGAGATTCGAGTACAGCCTGGGCGTGACGAGTGTGAAGACGACACTGCCCGAGGTCATCGGCGCCCGGGCGGGTGTCTGCCAGGACTTCGCCCATCTGGCGGTCGCCTGTTTCCGGGCGGTCGGTCTGCCCGCGCGATACGTGAGCGGCTACATCGAGACGTCGGCCCCGGGCGAGCCCGCCGTGCTGACCGGTGCGGACGCGACACACGCCTGGGCCTCCGTGCTCGTTCCCGACATGGGTTGGGTCGATCTGGACCCGACCAACGATCATCTGGCCGACTCGCGCTACATCGTCACCGCCTGGGGCCGCGACTTCCGCGACGTGTCGCCGCTGAAGGGGGTCATCTTCAGCAGCGGGCACGACAGCACCCTGGACGTCGCCGTCGAGGTCAGGCGATTACCCGATTCCGCCGACGCCTGAGCCGGGTTCGCGATCCCGGATCCCTGAGCCTGTCGAAGGGCCCCGAGCGTGGAAGGTCCCTGAGCCTGTTGAAGGGTCCCTGAGCGTGACGAAGGCCGAGGTTCGGCGCCCTACGCGAGCCGCCGGACCCGCACCGTTCCGCTCGTCGTCGCGTCCTCACCCGCGCCGTGGATGCCGGTGAGCAGCGGGATGTCGTCGCGATCGCGGGCGAATCCCACCACCAGATGCCGTTGATCGGGGCTTGCGCCCAATGCGGGGTCCCAGTCGCACCAGCCCTCGTCCCAGTACTGCAGCCATCCGTGCGGTGTCGCCTCGGCGGTGTCACCCACGTCCAGGCCCTCGGGAACCAGGTATCCGGAGACGAAACGACCGGGGATGCCGGCCCACCTCATGGCTTGGATCACACGATCGACCAGGAGCACGGCATCCGGTGCCACGAGGCCGTGATCAACGATGCCTCGGACGAACTCACACGGCGTGGCCGCCGAGTCGCGCCATTCCTGCCACGCGCCGGGGACGGACACCTCCTCGTCTGGGCCCTGGAGGTACTCCGCCTGTGCATCGGTGAGCGTGAGGTCGGCCAGGTCGTCCCAGCCGCTGGTGCCGGGTGGGCAGGCGGCCGGGATGCCGAGATCGAGTTCGGTGGTCGCGGTGATCTGCAGCTCCTTGCGCGCCGAGGAGACGTTGAACGCGGTCACCGCGGTGCCCCAGTAGTCGACGTATTCGTGTCGCCAGGCCGAGGGCTCGATGTCCACCACCGGGGTGATGAGGCTCTGGTTGTCGAGGAAACACGGCGTGAGGCGCAACTCCCCGTGGAACGACAGCATCGGTCGCGTCGTCGTCAGGACCAGCCTGTGGGTCAGTCTCAGTCGCATACCGTCACCTCCTTGTGCCAGGCGACCACGCCCGGGCCTTCGAAATAGCGGTTGAACACCTGGTCGCTGACCTCGGCGCATGCCGTCTGCACCCGTTCCATCCGGTCCTCCAGGCCGATCACCAGCTCCGCCGGATCCATGTACTCCAGCCAACTGCGCACCCGGGCGATGATCCGGGCGGTCGGGTCGAGGCGGAGGTTCACGTTGATCGGGTCGAGTTCGGCCAGCGCGTCCTGCACCGCCTGCATGCCGTGTACGAGCGACCGGGGGAACCTGCGGTCGACGATGAGGAAGCGGGCCGCGTCGACCGCGTCACCGGCACCGGCGTACGTGCGGGTGAACGCGTGGAAGCCGCCGCACGCCCGCAGCGCGACCGTCCAGGCCACGAGCTGGTCGCCGTGATCGGGCACCGTGCTGACCGAGCGGGACGACATGTCGACCCGCTCCAGGTACCGTCCGAGCACGAGGAAATGATAGGCCTCGTCACGGGTCATCAGGCTGTCGGCGATCCCGGCGATCTGGACGCAGCGGGTGCGCATCAGTTGCAGGGCCGCGGTCGGGCGCATGCTGGTGAACGACGGGGCCATGAACTCGTGGTAGGCGGCGTTGATGGCCTCCCACAGCTCCGGCGAGATGACGTCGCGAACCCTGCGCGCCGCCTCGCGGGCCGCGCGCAGCACCGCCCGGGTCGAGGTCGGCGAGTCGGGGTCGTAGCAGAGCCGTTCCAGCATCATCCCCATGTCCACGCGCTCGTGGACGAGGTCCTGCGGGTCCACGCCCATGGCGGCCAGGATCGCGACCGGGGCGACTCGCTCGTCGACGGTGGGATCCTCCGCGAAGCGCTGCAGGTGCACCCCGACGATCCGTGAGGTGTCCTCGGCCCGCTCCAGATAGCGTCCGATCCAGAAGAGAGAATCGGCGATTCGGCTCAGCATCTCAGATCACCTCGCTGAGGGACGCGCCGACGGCGGAGACCTGGATGCCCCGTTCGACCTGGGGCCCCGGAGGAGCGGCCCCGGCATCACTGTCGACGAGCACCCAGGTGTCCTTCGAGCCGCCACCCTGGGACGAGTTGACGATCAGCTGGCCCTCCTTGAGTGCGACCCGGGTGAGGCCGCCTGGCAGCACCTTCACCTGTTCACCGTCGTTGACCGCGAACGGACGCAGATCGACGTGCCTGGGCCGCAGATCGTGACCCACGATGGTGGGCACGGTCGACAGCTGGACGACGGGCTGGGCGATCCACGTGCGGGGATCGGCGAGCACCTGGGCGCGCAACGTGGCCAGTTCCGCCGCGCTCGCCTGGGGGCCGATCACCACGCCCTTGCCTCCCGAGCCGTCCACGGGCTTGATGACCAACTCGTCCAGCCTGTCGAGCACCTCGGCCAGGTCGGCCGGGTTCTCGAGGCGCCAGGTCTGCACGCCAGGCAGGATCGGCTCGGCCGACAGGTAGTAGCGGATGAGGTCGGGCACGTAGGTGCAGACCAGCTTGTCGTCCGCGACCCCGTTACCGACGCTGTTGGCGATCGTCACGTTGCCGGCGCGGGCGACGCTGAGCAGGCCACCCACTCCGAGCAGGGAGTCGGACCGGAAGTGCATGGGATCGAGGAAGTCGTCGTCGATCCGGCGGTAGATGACGTGCACAGTCTGGGAGCCGCGGGTCGTGCGGGCCTTGACCTGACCGCCCTCGCAGTAGAGGTCGCCGGCCTCGACCAGTTCGACGCCCATCATGCGCGCCAGCAGGGCGTGTTCGAAGTAGGCGGAGTTGTAGACGCCGGGGGTCAGCACCACCACGTTCGGCTCGTGGGCCCCCTTGGGGGCCGCCGCGCGCAACGCGTCCAGGAGCATCTGGGGGTAGTCGTGCACCGGACGCAGCTGGTGGAGGCTCATGAGCTCGGGATAGGCGGCGCTCATCGCCCGGCGGTTGGTCATCACGTAGCTGACCCCGCTCGGAATGCGGACGTTGTCCTCCAGCACCCGGAAGGTGCCGTCGGCTCCGCGGACGAGGTCGGTCCCGGACACGTGGATCCGCACCCCGTTGGCGGGCTGGATGCCGTGCGCCACCCGGTGGAAGTGGCGTGAGGTGGTGATCACCTTCCGGGGGATGACACCGTCCTTGAACACCTCCCCCTTGCCGTAGACGTCGGAGAGGAAGGCCTCGAGCGCGGTCACCCGCTGCTGGACGCCGGCCTCGATCGTCTGCCACTCGTGGGCGAGGATGATCCGGGGCACGACGTCGAGCGGGAACGGGTGCTCGACCCCACCGACGTCGAAGGTCACCCCCTGATCGAGGTAGGTGCTCCGCACGTACTCCGCGCGCTCGACGAGCCCGTCGTCGGTCATCGTCTGCATCAGCCGGTAGGCGGCTTGGTAGGCGGGGCGCGGCCGTTGTCCGTCGAACATCTCGTCGTAGACTCCCTCGGGAGCCCGATAGCGACCAACAAGGCTATCCATGGCCGGAGTCTACGAACCAAGTGTTGCTGTCGTGTTGCAATCGTGAGTCTCTGCTAGGGGAATAGCGTCCAGGGTCGCATCGTTGTGAATCACGTAGGCAACTTCCGCAGAGGTGATGTCCCATGCTCGATCCGAGTGCGCTTTTCAATTGGTCGCCGTATGTCGACCCCGCCGACCGCGCGCGGCAGTCCGGCGATCATCCGACCCTTCTGGTGACCATGGGCAGCTTCGCCGACGCCGGGGAGACCCGCAAGCTCGTCGAGGAACGCCTCCTCGACGGGTTCGCCAACCACAGACTCGGCACCTTCGACATCGACCAGTTGTTCGACTACGCGGGCCATCGCCCGCAGATCGTGTTCGACCACGACCACTTCAAGCATTTCGAGGCTCCCGAGATCGCCCTGCACGAGGTCACCGACGGGCACGGGACGCGGTTCTTGCTGCTCAGCGGCCCCGAGCCGGCTCTCCAGTGGGAGCGTATGGCGGCCGCCGTCAACCACCTGGTGGACGTCTTCGACGTGAAGCGGGTGGTGTTCCTGCAGGCCATGCCCGCTCCGGCACCGCACACGCGTCCCGTCTACGTGTCGGGGTTCGCCTCCGACCCGGCATTGCTGGGAGATCGTGGCGGCATGCCCGGCACGTTCCAGATGAGCGCGTCGTTCGGCAGCCTGCTCACGCTCCGGCTGGGCGAGCAGGGTCATGAGGTCGTCGGCCTCGTCGCCCATGTGCCCTACTACCTCGCCGAGGGTGAATACCCCGACGCCGCGATCGCACTGCTCAACCAGGTCGGCTCGGTCTCGGGCCTCGAACTCCCGAGTGGTGGACGTCTGGCGCAGGCTTCGGCGGCCAACCGCGGCCTGGTGGACGCTCAGGTCACCCAGTCCGAGGAGGTCCAGGCAGTGATCGGCCGCCTCGAATCCCAGTACGAGCAGTTCATGTCGCAGCGTGCGCTCGTCTCGAAGGCGAACGTGCCCAGTGCCGACGAGATCGGCGCCGAGGTCGAGGAGTTCCTGAAGGGCCTTGACGACGACGAACCGGACGACGGCGACCAGGAAGCCTGAGCCGAACCGATCCGACCGGCGTCCGGACCCTTGCCCAGCGGTCCGGACGTCGTCTTCTATCCGCTATTGCCTCCGGGCCCGTTCCTCAGCCGATGAGCGCCCAGGCCCGCACTCCCCCGACGATGCCGGCGGAGTTGGGAACGATCACCACGTCGTCGCCCAGCTGGGCGAGGATCGACGGCGAGATACAGCGGGAGTTGCCGCCGCCCAGGTAGACCCGGTCCCACACGAACACCGGGCGCAGCCCGTCGACGACGCGCCGCACCCGCCGGGACCAGATGGCGTTTCCCAGCCTGCGGCGCTCGGGCTCGCCGACGAACTCGTCGTAGGTCGTCATCCGTACCGGGGCACGCGACAGTTCGAGGTGCGGGGCGAGCCTGCCACCGTCGAAATGCGCCGAGCCCAGACCGGTCCCGAAGGTCAGGACGAGTTCCAGCCCGGCGCCGCTGATCACCCCCGAGCCGTGCACCTCGGCGTCGTTGAGCACCAGTGCGGGGATGCCCAGCCGCTGTTGCACCGCTGAGCGCATGTCCAGGCCGTCCCATCGGACGACCAGGGTGGGGTCGACCCGAGTACGCGGCCCCCGCTCGGTGATGTAGTGGGGCGTCGTGATCACCACGCCGTGACGCAGCATCCCCGGCATGCCGACGGTCACCCGGTCTGCCGGGGGCAGTCGGGAGGCGAGATCGGCGATCACCTCGACGAGCCGATCCGGCGGTAGCGGATAGGGGGTGGGGACGCGGATCACCGGCGTGCGCAGGGTGCCGGCCGCGTCCAACACCGACGCCTTGATCCCGGACCCGCCGCAGTCGACGGCAAGGGTGGTCACATCCACGCTGATACTGTACGGCTCGTGTCACCCCATCCCATCGCATCACCCGGGCGCGCCAGACTGGGTGTCTCCCTGAACTTCCTGACCAACGGGCTGATGCTGAACCTGCTGCCTCGCCTTCCCGAGGTGAAGGAGGGGTTCGGGCTCGGCGACGGTGCCTACGGGCTCATGATGGCGGCGAGCGGGGTGGGCGCGATCGCCGCCTTCGCCTTCCCTGCACGCCTCATCGGTCGCTTCGGTGCCCTGCGGGTGGCTCTGGTGGGGACCCTGGCGGGCGCCGGGCTGCTCGTCGTCGCCGGTTTCGCGCCGCATCCGGCGGTGTTCGCCGCGGCTCTGCTCGGCATGGGCTTCGCCGACGCGTGCGCCGACGCGGCACAGAACACCCAGGGCGTCGCCGTCGAGGAGTGGACGGGGCGCACGATCATCAACTCCCTTCATGCCACCTGGAGCGTCGGCGCGGCGACCGCCGGGATCATCGGGTCGGCGGCGGCGGGAATGGGTATCGGGATCGGCGTGCAGACCGTGTGCATGGCGGTGATCGTCGGGACGCTGGCGATCGTCTGCTACCGGCTGGGCACCATCCCCGACCACGTCCGTCATCAGCAGGCCGCCGTCCGCGCCCGGCGGGACGAGCAGGCCCCGACGACCTGGCGACGACTGCTCCCGGTGCTCCCGCTTGCCGTGATCGCCCTGTGCGGGGTCATACCCGAGGACACGGCGAACAACTGGTCGGCGGTGTACCTCGTCCAGGAGTTCGGCGTCGGCTATTCCCTCGCGGGTCTCGCCGTGGTGGTCATGCTGGTCTCCCAGATTCAGGGACGCCTGGCGGGCGACCCGCTCACCGACCGGTTCGGCGCGGAGCGGGTCGCGGCGGCCGGCGGCGTACTCGTGGCGTTGGGTTCGCTGACGATGGCCCTGGCCCCGGCGCCTGCCGCGGTCTACGCCGGTCTGGTGCTCAACGGCCTGGGGTGCGCGAGCCTGATCCCGGGCGCCTACGCGGCCGCTGGACGATTGCCGGGGCTGGCAGCAGGGACGGGCATCACCCTGGTGGGGTTCGCCCTGAGGATCGGTCTGGCATTGGGGTCGCCCGTGGTGGGCGGCATCGCGGAGGTGGCGAGCCTGCGTGCATCGTTCGCCGTCGTCGCGGCCGCGGGTCTCATCGCCGCCGTCCTGAGCGCACACCGATCGCTTCCCGGCCGTAGGGCCGACGCAGGCTGACCGATACCGGCACGGCGCTGTCGGTCACAGCACCTTCGCGAAGAAGTCCCGGGTGCGCTGCTGCGTGGGCTGGTCGATCACCTGGGCGGGGTTCCCCCGCTCGATGATGGCGCCGTCGTCCATGAAGACGACCTGGTCGGCCACCTCGCGGGCGAATCCCACCTCGTGGGTGACGACGATCATCGTCATGCCACTGGCCGCCAGCCCGCGCATCACCTCCAGTACCTCGCCCACGAGTTCGGGGTCGAGTGCCGAGGTCGGCTCGTCGAACAGCATCAGTTCGGGTTCCATGGCCAGCGCCCGGGCGATCGCGACACGCTGCTGCTGCCCTCCGGACAGCTGGGAGGGATAGTGGTCGGCACGGTCGCTCAGACCCACCCGTTCCAGTTGCCGCCTGGCCTCGCTCTCGGCGGCCTGCCTGCTCAGCCCGCGCACCTGCCGTGGAGCCTCCATGACGTTGCGGAGCGCCGTCATGTGCGGGAACAGGTTGAAACGCTGGAAGACCATGCCGATGCGCGAGCGCTGGCGGGCGATCTGCTCGTCCCGCAGCCGGTGGAGCGTCACGTGCCCGTCCTTGACGACCTCGCGCAGGCCCATCAGCTGCCCGTCCACGTACAGCCGCCCGGCGCTGATCTGCTCCATCTCGTTGATGCAGCGCAGCAGGGTCGATTTGCCCGAGCCCGAGGGCCCGAGCAGGACGCACACCTCACCGCGGGCGACCACGAGGTCTATCCCCTTGAGGACGTGCAGGTCGCCGAAGAACTTGTGGACGCCGCGCACATCCACCATAGGCACGGCCTGTTCGCCGTCCGCGGGAATCGGGTCGGTCATGGTGTCACATCCAGGTTGGCGTCCTCGCGTACAGTGCCCGCCTCGAGGATCGCCTGCTGGCGTCTGGAGGCCATCCCCCGGCGTCTCGTCGCGGCCGATCCGCTGCCGTCGAAGCCGCGCCCGTAGTAGGCCTCCAGGTAGTGCTGCCCGACCATGAGCACCGACGTGATGACGAGGTAGTAGATCGCCGCCACCAACAGGAGCGGCACCGGGAGGAAGTTCTTGTTGCCGATCGCGTTCGTCACGAACGTCAGTTCCAGCGTGAACGGCACCGCGAGCACCAGCGAGGTCGTCTTCAGCATCGAGATCGTCTCGTTGCCGGTGGGCGGGACGATGACCCGCATCGCCTGCGGGATGATGATCCGCCGCAGGACGGCGCCGCGCCGCATCCCCAAGGCCGTCGCGGCCTCCCATTGCCCCTTGTCGACCGAGTTGAGGCCGGCTCTGACGATCTCGGACAGGTAGGCGCCCTCGTTCAGGCCCAGGCCGAGCACCGCGGCGACGCCCGCGTTGACGACGTCCTGGGTGGTGAACACGAAGAACTCGGGGCCGAAGGGAATGCCGAGGCTCAGCCTCGGGTACAGCACCGGCAGCAGCCCCCAGAACACGAGTTGGGTGTAGATGGGTGTGCCCCGGAAGATCCAGATGTAGACCCAGGCGACGCCCTTGAGGACGGGATTGGCGCCCATGCGCATGATCGCGGTGCTGACGGCGAGGACGATGCCGATGACCATCGCACCGACCGTCAGCAGCAGCGTCCATCCGAAACCGGAGACGACCCGCGGGTCGAACATGTACTGGCCGACG
It includes:
- a CDS encoding circularly permuted type 2 ATP-grasp protein, which translates into the protein MIVPAEASDSVLADYLRRAGEHDEFGRLADDPGFRSPVDAGVGGDDLRRRQRSLGRLVRAEAITYGGAPAGQLARPWLLDLLPLVIPGEEWRELEAGLRQRAELLDEVLSDVYGQRRLLSERVLPAELVLGHGGFLPVVDGIRMNAERQLVMTATDLVRGADGRWMALGDRAQAPSGAGYAMANRRLVARILEQDYRDAPIRRLRGFFDHMRLALQTCAPAGEDNPRVVLLSPGPASETAYDQALVSTLLGHPVAQSGDLEVLGGRLWLRTTGRREPVHVLQRRVDASWADSLDLRPESRLGVPGLVEAARQGRVGVANPLGSAVLENPGLLAYLDRIAVHVLGEPLRLASVPTWWCGDPEHLAHVLSHLDELVIKPVDRRAGRGGVRPVDLDEPDRQRLVARITAEPGRWAAQQSVEPSTSPVVGPTGLEARRTLLRTFAVSAGSTYAILPGGLARVAPDEESWVITNRDGAISKDVWVLEAADETVRPLDLSPRRRGEGEVPTSRPGLTPSAADQLYWLGRYSERTEATARMLKVSDKLIEDNLHRPGTPGHSAMRAMLESLTAVTSVRPGFTGEGAVQRLADPLPQVRSLLLDEWVPGTVAYGAGRTTAAAADVREVISADIFSVLNALDATLSAARAGADVHVQHVIADVLRSTLALAGIVGESLVREPTWTFVESGRRIERAQTTVRMLRHTLAGVRAPVAEALLVESVLEVGDSLITYARRMAAGVGASSPAEAAASLLLLDPDNPRSVRYQIDRLIDALRFTPAPGVDSLAAQVRDLLVDADMDVLRADERAPLRRLLDELDEQLRLLSDQIEQEHFQIQQPAVWFAVQENTGGRR
- a CDS encoding transglutaminase family protein produces the protein MNQSPSLTHRYEVTHRTEYCYDADVTSSFARARLRPRPTPTQQVLRHEVVVSPTPDISDEHVDFFGNYSQYIEIHTPHRILSVGQTSVVDVAWPAVDLSALDLTVADAADRLARDPSLDPTERATYLLASPVIELTDEVRAFASTMVDARCPVGEAIESVYHSIHERFEYSLGVTSVKTTLPEVIGARAGVCQDFAHLAVACFRAVGLPARYVSGYIETSAPGEPAVLTGADATHAWASVLVPDMGWVDLDPTNDHLADSRYIVTAWGRDFRDVSPLKGVIFSSGHDSTLDVAVEVRRLPDSADA
- a CDS encoding transglutaminase-like domain-containing protein, whose amino-acid sequence is MRLRLTHRLVLTTTRPMLSFHGELRLTPCFLDNQSLITPVVDIEPSAWRHEYVDYWGTAVTAFNVSSARKELQITATTELDLGIPAACPPGTSGWDDLADLTLTDAQAEYLQGPDEEVSVPGAWQEWRDSAATPCEFVRGIVDHGLVAPDAVLLVDRVIQAMRWAGIPGRFVSGYLVPEGLDVGDTAEATPHGWLQYWDEGWCDWDPALGASPDQRHLVVGFARDRDDIPLLTGIHGAGEDATTSGTVRVRRLA
- a CDS encoding alpha-E domain-containing protein, yielding MLSRIADSLFWIGRYLERAEDTSRIVGVHLQRFAEDPTVDERVAPVAILAAMGVDPQDLVHERVDMGMMLERLCYDPDSPTSTRAVLRAAREAARRVRDVISPELWEAINAAYHEFMAPSFTSMRPTAALQLMRTRCVQIAGIADSLMTRDEAYHFLVLGRYLERVDMSSRSVSTVPDHGDQLVAWTVALRACGGFHAFTRTYAGAGDAVDAARFLIVDRRFPRSLVHGMQAVQDALAELDPINVNLRLDPTARIIARVRSWLEYMDPAELVIGLEDRMERVQTACAEVSDQVFNRYFEGPGVVAWHKEVTVCD
- a CDS encoding circularly permuted type 2 ATP-grasp protein, which translates into the protein MDSLVGRYRAPEGVYDEMFDGQRPRPAYQAAYRLMQTMTDDGLVERAEYVRSTYLDQGVTFDVGGVEHPFPLDVVPRIILAHEWQTIEAGVQQRVTALEAFLSDVYGKGEVFKDGVIPRKVITTSRHFHRVAHGIQPANGVRIHVSGTDLVRGADGTFRVLEDNVRIPSGVSYVMTNRRAMSAAYPELMSLHQLRPVHDYPQMLLDALRAAAPKGAHEPNVVVLTPGVYNSAYFEHALLARMMGVELVEAGDLYCEGGQVKARTTRGSQTVHVIYRRIDDDFLDPMHFRSDSLLGVGGLLSVARAGNVTIANSVGNGVADDKLVCTYVPDLIRYYLSAEPILPGVQTWRLENPADLAEVLDRLDELVIKPVDGSGGKGVVIGPQASAAELATLRAQVLADPRTWIAQPVVQLSTVPTIVGHDLRPRHVDLRPFAVNDGEQVKVLPGGLTRVALKEGQLIVNSSQGGGSKDTWVLVDSDAGAAPPGPQVERGIQVSAVGASLSEVI
- a CDS encoding proteasome assembly chaperone family protein is translated as MLDPSALFNWSPYVDPADRARQSGDHPTLLVTMGSFADAGETRKLVEERLLDGFANHRLGTFDIDQLFDYAGHRPQIVFDHDHFKHFEAPEIALHEVTDGHGTRFLLLSGPEPALQWERMAAAVNHLVDVFDVKRVVFLQAMPAPAPHTRPVYVSGFASDPALLGDRGGMPGTFQMSASFGSLLTLRLGEQGHEVVGLVAHVPYYLAEGEYPDAAIALLNQVGSVSGLELPSGGRLAQASAANRGLVDAQVTQSEEVQAVIGRLESQYEQFMSQRALVSKANVPSADEIGAEVEEFLKGLDDDEPDDGDQEA
- a CDS encoding ROK family protein — its product is MDVTTLAVDCGGSGIKASVLDAAGTLRTPVIRVPTPYPLPPDRLVEVIADLASRLPPADRVTVGMPGMLRHGVVITTPHYITERGPRTRVDPTLVVRWDGLDMRSAVQQRLGIPALVLNDAEVHGSGVISGAGLELVLTFGTGLGSAHFDGGRLAPHLELSRAPVRMTTYDEFVGEPERRRLGNAIWSRRVRRVVDGLRPVFVWDRVYLGGGNSRCISPSILAQLGDDVVIVPNSAGIVGGVRAWALIG
- a CDS encoding MFS transporter; translation: MSPHPIASPGRARLGVSLNFLTNGLMLNLLPRLPEVKEGFGLGDGAYGLMMAASGVGAIAAFAFPARLIGRFGALRVALVGTLAGAGLLVVAGFAPHPAVFAAALLGMGFADACADAAQNTQGVAVEEWTGRTIINSLHATWSVGAATAGIIGSAAAGMGIGIGVQTVCMAVIVGTLAIVCYRLGTIPDHVRHQQAAVRARRDEQAPTTWRRLLPVLPLAVIALCGVIPEDTANNWSAVYLVQEFGVGYSLAGLAVVVMLVSQIQGRLAGDPLTDRFGAERVAAAGGVLVALGSLTMALAPAPAAVYAGLVLNGLGCASLIPGAYAAAGRLPGLAAGTGITLVGFALRIGLALGSPVVGGIAEVASLRASFAVVAAAGLIAAVLSAHRSLPGRRADAG
- a CDS encoding amino acid ABC transporter ATP-binding protein, with protein sequence MVDVRGVHKFFGDLHVLKGIDLVVARGEVCVLLGPSGSGKSTLLRCINEMEQISAGRLYVDGQLMGLREVVKDGHVTLHRLRDEQIARQRSRIGMVFQRFNLFPHMTALRNVMEAPRQVRGLSRQAAESEARRQLERVGLSDRADHYPSQLSGGQQQRVAIARALAMEPELMLFDEPTSALDPELVGEVLEVMRGLAASGMTMIVVTHEVGFAREVADQVVFMDDGAIIERGNPAQVIDQPTQQRTRDFFAKVL
- a CDS encoding ABC transporter permease subunit encodes the protein MLVHGLLTNPNYRWDVVGQYMFDPRVVSGFGWTLLLTVGAMVIGIVLAVSTAIMRMGANPVLKGVAWVYIWIFRGTPIYTQLVFWGLLPVLYPRLSLGIPFGPEFFVFTTQDVVNAGVAAVLGLGLNEGAYLSEIVRAGLNSVDKGQWEAATALGMRRGAVLRRIIIPQAMRVIVPPTGNETISMLKTTSLVLAVPFTLELTFVTNAIGNKNFLPVPLLLVAAIYYLVITSVLMVGQHYLEAYYGRGFDGSGSAATRRRGMASRRQQAILEAGTVREDANLDVTP